Proteins from a single region of Pseudomonas ekonensis:
- a CDS encoding metal ABC transporter substrate-binding protein codes for MSISSARRPFLRLLLAGLCACLLSPLASADPAKRLRIGITLHPYYSYVANIVGDKADVVPLIPAGFNPHAYEPRAEDIKRISGLDVIVLNGVGHDDFADRMIAASETPDIKTIEANENVPLLAATGVAARGAGKVVNPHTFLSVSASIAQVNNIARELGKLDPDNAKAYTQNARAYGKRLRQMRADALAKLTQAPNAELRVATVHAAYDYLLREFGLEVTAVVEPAHGIEPSPSQLKKTIDQLRELDVKVIFSEMDFPSTYVDTIQRESGVKLYPLSHISYGEYTADKYEKEMAGNLNTVVRAIQESGA; via the coding sequence ATGTCCATTTCCTCTGCCCGCCGCCCCTTCCTGCGCCTGCTGCTGGCCGGCCTGTGCGCCTGCCTGCTGAGCCCGCTGGCCAGCGCCGACCCGGCCAAGCGCCTGCGCATCGGCATCACCCTGCACCCGTACTACAGCTATGTGGCCAACATCGTCGGCGACAAGGCCGACGTGGTGCCGCTGATTCCCGCCGGCTTCAACCCGCATGCCTACGAACCCCGCGCCGAAGACATCAAGCGCATCAGCGGGCTGGACGTGATCGTGCTCAACGGCGTAGGCCATGACGACTTCGCCGACCGCATGATCGCCGCCAGCGAAACCCCGGACATCAAGACCATCGAAGCCAACGAAAACGTACCGCTGCTGGCCGCCACCGGCGTCGCCGCACGCGGTGCCGGCAAGGTGGTCAACCCGCACACGTTCCTGTCGGTCAGCGCCTCCATCGCCCAGGTCAACAACATCGCCCGGGAACTGGGCAAGCTCGACCCGGACAACGCCAAGGCCTACACCCAGAACGCCCGCGCCTACGGCAAGCGCCTGCGGCAGATGCGCGCCGACGCCCTGGCCAAGCTGACCCAGGCGCCCAACGCCGAACTGCGGGTGGCCACTGTGCATGCGGCCTACGACTACCTGCTGCGCGAATTCGGCCTGGAGGTCACCGCCGTGGTCGAACCGGCCCACGGCATCGAGCCGAGCCCGAGCCAGCTGAAGAAGACCATCGACCAGTTGCGTGAGCTGGACGTGAAGGTGATCTTCTCCGAGATGGACTTCCCGTCCACCTACGTCGACACCATCCAGCGCGAATCCGGCGTGAAGCTCTATCCGCTGTCGCACATTTCCTACGGCGAATACACCGCCGACAAGTACGAAAAGGAAATGGCCGGCAACCTCAACACCGTGGTGCGGGCGATCCAGGAGTCCGGCGCATGA
- a CDS encoding GNAT family N-acetyltransferase produces MDASIYICPATPRDAGVISRIVERSIRVGCALDHRNDAQLVDHWIRRQSPEHIRAWLADPERYLNLALLRDKPVGVGMAVASGDVTLCHVQPEWFRRGAGRALMGDLEGWLRIRGTPRATLRSTRAGEAFYRRLGYRESAPRQLHHGVQALPMHKRLPLSA; encoded by the coding sequence ATGGACGCCTCCATCTACATCTGCCCGGCCACCCCCCGCGATGCCGGCGTGATCAGCCGCATCGTCGAGCGCTCGATCCGGGTCGGTTGCGCCCTCGACCACCGCAACGACGCGCAATTGGTCGACCACTGGATCCGTCGGCAATCGCCCGAACACATCCGCGCCTGGCTCGCCGACCCCGAGCGCTACCTGAACCTCGCACTGCTGCGGGACAAGCCGGTCGGGGTCGGCATGGCGGTGGCCAGCGGCGACGTCACCTTGTGCCACGTGCAGCCGGAGTGGTTCCGCCGCGGGGCCGGGCGGGCGCTGATGGGGGATCTCGAAGGCTGGCTGCGGATCCGCGGCACGCCCCGCGCGACGCTGCGCAGCACCCGTGCCGGCGAAGCCTTCTACCGGCGCCTGGGCTACCGCGAGTCGGCGCCGCGCCAGCTCCATCACGGTGTGCAGGCGCTGCCCATGCACAAGCGGCTGCCGTTGTCGGCCTGA
- a CDS encoding antibiotic biosynthesis monooxygenase, translating to MHAPKNLSFTQLIEFEIDPGQQPALVTALALQTERLAERYAGFVSASVQASDDGRRVLGFLQWRSREAGEAAFRSFENGEQDFWQLIRTHRARTVTFGSFQVLSSIARSHDDGLHCQLVG from the coding sequence ATGCACGCGCCGAAAAACCTCAGCTTCACCCAATTGATCGAATTCGAGATCGACCCCGGACAACAGCCCGCGCTGGTCACCGCGTTGGCGTTGCAGACCGAGCGTCTGGCCGAACGCTACGCCGGGTTCGTCAGCGCCAGCGTCCAGGCCAGCGACGACGGCCGGCGGGTGCTGGGCTTTCTGCAATGGCGCTCGCGGGAGGCGGGCGAGGCGGCGTTTCGCAGTTTCGAAAACGGCGAGCAGGATTTCTGGCAACTGATCCGCACCCATCGGGCGCGCACCGTGACCTTCGGTTCGTTCCAGGTGTTGAGCAGCATCGCCCGCAGCCATGACGACGGGCTGCACTGCCAACTGGTCGGCTAG
- a CDS encoding metal ABC transporter permease yields the protein MSYEAFRLMVQGWASSGYLPEALAYGFVVNALLAGLLIGPVLGGLGTLVVVKRFAFFSEAVGHAALTGVAIGILLGEPYTGPYGSLFGYCLLFGILLNYLRNRTGLAPDTLIGVFLSVSLALGASLLLILAGKINVHILENVLFGSVLTVNGNDLLVLAIVGSLVMALALPLYNRIMLASFNPQLAAVRGVAVKALDYLFVILVTLITVAAVKVIGAILVGALLVIPAAAARLLSQSLKGFFWCSVLIATVSTLCGILAPIVFDLPVPSGAAIILVAGLAFALAAVARGIVPSLKGNLG from the coding sequence ATGAGTTACGAAGCCTTTCGGCTGATGGTCCAGGGCTGGGCCTCGTCCGGTTACCTGCCGGAGGCGCTGGCCTATGGTTTTGTGGTCAATGCGCTGCTCGCCGGCCTGCTGATCGGCCCGGTGCTCGGCGGCCTCGGCACCCTGGTGGTGGTCAAGCGCTTTGCGTTCTTCTCCGAAGCGGTCGGCCACGCGGCGCTGACCGGCGTGGCCATCGGCATCCTGCTCGGCGAGCCCTACACCGGCCCTTACGGCAGCCTGTTCGGCTACTGCCTGCTGTTCGGCATCCTGCTCAATTACCTGCGCAACCGCACCGGCCTGGCGCCGGACACCCTGATCGGCGTGTTTCTGTCGGTGTCCCTGGCCCTCGGCGCCAGCCTGCTGCTGATCCTGGCCGGCAAGATCAACGTGCACATCCTCGAGAACGTCCTGTTCGGCTCGGTGCTGACGGTCAACGGCAACGACCTGCTGGTGCTGGCCATCGTCGGTTCGCTGGTGATGGCCCTGGCCCTGCCGCTGTACAACCGGATCATGCTCGCCAGCTTCAATCCGCAACTGGCTGCGGTGCGCGGGGTGGCGGTCAAGGCGCTGGACTACCTGTTCGTGATCCTGGTGACCCTGATCACCGTCGCGGCGGTGAAGGTCATCGGCGCGATCCTGGTCGGCGCCCTGCTGGTGATCCCGGCCGCGGCCGCGCGCCTGCTGAGCCAGTCGCTCAAGGGCTTCTTCTGGTGCTCGGTGCTGATCGCCACCGTCAGCACCCTGTGCGGGATCCTGGCGCCCATCGTGTTCGACCTGCCGGTGCCGTCCGGCGCCGCGATCATCCTGGTCGCCGGCCTTGCCTTCGCCCTCGCCGCCGTCGCGCGCGGCATCGTCCCCAGCCTGAAAGGGAACCTCGGATAA
- a CDS encoding sigma-54 interaction domain-containing protein: protein MQLLTLPPSPALATSIRATAQVFEDPKSQALLAHLQQVAPSEASVLIIGETGTGKELVARHIHNLSHRRNRPFIAVNCGAFSESLVEAELFGHEKGAFTGALSAKAGWFEEADGGTLFLDEIGDLPMAIQVKLLRVLQEREVVRLGSRKAIPIDVRVLAATNVHLEKAINAGHFREDLYYRLNVVNLELSPLRERPGDILPLTRHFIESYSQRLGYGRVAISPGAEHRLRGYGWPGNIRELENVIHHTLLICRNGVIERDDLRLSNLRIDRADEPQHTADETAPALLERAFQQLFEQQAGALHETVEDALLRAAYRFCHYNQVHTAALLGLSRNVTRTRLIKIGELAVNKRRPAQHRQGERLIQLSI, encoded by the coding sequence ATGCAACTGCTGACCCTACCGCCGTCCCCCGCCCTGGCCACGTCGATCCGCGCCACCGCCCAGGTGTTCGAAGACCCCAAGTCCCAGGCCCTGCTCGCCCATCTGCAGCAGGTGGCGCCCAGTGAGGCCAGCGTGCTGATCATCGGCGAGACCGGCACGGGCAAGGAACTGGTGGCGCGGCATATCCACAACCTGAGCCACCGGCGCAACCGGCCGTTCATTGCGGTGAACTGCGGCGCGTTCTCCGAATCCCTGGTGGAAGCCGAACTGTTCGGCCACGAAAAAGGCGCGTTCACCGGTGCCCTGAGCGCCAAGGCCGGGTGGTTCGAGGAAGCGGACGGCGGCACGCTGTTCCTCGACGAGATCGGCGACCTGCCGATGGCGATCCAGGTCAAGCTGTTGCGGGTGCTACAGGAACGTGAGGTGGTGCGCCTGGGCTCGCGCAAGGCCATCCCCATCGATGTGCGGGTGCTGGCGGCGACCAACGTGCATCTGGAGAAAGCCATCAACGCCGGGCATTTCCGCGAGGACCTGTATTACCGCCTGAACGTGGTCAACCTGGAGCTGAGCCCGCTGCGCGAGCGCCCCGGCGACATCCTGCCGCTGACCCGGCATTTCATCGAGTCCTACAGCCAGCGCCTGGGCTACGGCCGGGTCGCCATCAGCCCCGGCGCCGAACACAGGCTGCGCGGCTACGGTTGGCCGGGCAACATCCGCGAGCTGGAAAACGTCATCCACCACACCCTGCTCATCTGCCGCAACGGCGTGATCGAGCGCGACGACCTGCGCCTGTCCAACCTGCGCATCGACCGGGCGGACGAGCCGCAGCACACCGCCGACGAAACCGCGCCGGCGCTGCTGGAGCGGGCCTTCCAGCAACTCTTCGAACAACAGGCCGGCGCGTTGCACGAAACCGTCGAAGACGCGTTGCTGCGCGCCGCCTACCGCTTCTGCCACTACAACCAGGTGCACACCGCCGCGCTGCTCGGCCTGAGCCGCAACGTCACCCGCACGCGGCTGATCAAGATCGGCGAACTGGCGGTCAACAAGCGCCGGCCCGCACAACACCGGCAAGGCGAACGCCTGATCCAGCTGTCGATCTAG
- a CDS encoding VOC family protein: protein MSVKPIPEGYHSITPYLGIKKAAEAIDFYKKAFGATEVMRLAMPDGNIGHAELRIGDSAIMLGTPCEEGPFSSPEQFVSVGLHLYVTDVDKSFRRAIDAGATSVSEVKDQFYGDRSGTLRDPYGHLWFLASRKEDLTEEQIRQRAMEMFKQG from the coding sequence ATGAGCGTCAAACCCATTCCTGAGGGGTATCACAGCATTACCCCGTACCTCGGCATCAAGAAGGCCGCCGAGGCCATCGACTTCTACAAGAAAGCCTTCGGCGCCACCGAAGTCATGCGCCTGGCCATGCCCGACGGCAACATCGGCCATGCCGAACTGCGCATCGGCGACAGCGCGATCATGCTCGGCACCCCGTGCGAAGAAGGGCCGTTCAGCAGTCCGGAGCAGTTCGTGTCGGTCGGCTTGCATCTATATGTGACCGACGTCGACAAGTCGTTCCGGCGGGCGATCGATGCCGGTGCGACCTCCGTATCGGAGGTCAAGGATCAGTTCTACGGCGACCGCAGCGGCACCTTGCGAGATCCTTACGGGCATCTGTGGTTCCTGGCCTCGCGCAAGGAAGACTTGACCGAAGAGCAGATCCGTCAGCGGGCCATGGAGATGTTCAAGCAAGGCTGA
- a CDS encoding thiamine pyrophosphate-binding protein → MSRSTPAPQPSRLSLFWHKWRFHINVLLLLIPLGFMPKYFADAALFRGDSGLGEREIGQIQVGPWSLRLAELRDEAPRSDGPAGYLKGFNAALCSACVDQVKATYLRIGKPRSLRAAGSIFFGTPYRMGTQLPVPDKTRADAELWITMEGWDGSMHQASIPLSQASPATIAWLNKQGAKP, encoded by the coding sequence GTGAGCCGATCCACCCCCGCACCGCAGCCTTCACGGCTGAGCCTGTTCTGGCACAAGTGGCGTTTCCACATCAATGTCCTGCTGCTCCTGATTCCGCTGGGCTTCATGCCCAAGTACTTCGCCGACGCCGCGCTGTTCCGCGGCGACAGCGGCCTGGGCGAGCGGGAGATCGGGCAGATCCAGGTCGGCCCCTGGAGCCTGCGCCTGGCCGAGCTGCGCGACGAGGCCCCGCGCTCCGACGGCCCGGCCGGCTACCTCAAAGGCTTCAACGCCGCCCTGTGCAGCGCCTGCGTCGATCAGGTCAAGGCCACTTACCTGCGCATCGGCAAGCCCCGCAGCCTGCGCGCCGCCGGCTCGATCTTCTTCGGCACGCCGTACCGCATGGGCACCCAGTTGCCGGTGCCGGACAAGACCCGCGCCGACGCCGAACTGTGGATCACCATGGAAGGCTGGGACGGCAGCATGCACCAGGCCTCGATTCCGCTGAGCCAGGCCTCCCCCGCCACGATCGCCTGGCTGAACAAACAAGGAGCCAAACCATGA
- the soxR gene encoding redox-sensitive transcriptional activator SoxR has product MVTADTLHKQLTVGEVAARSGVAVTALHFYESKGLIKSQRNAGNQRRYPREVLRRVALIKVAQRLGIPLAEIGEALKNLPDNRAPTAADWKRLSEQWRRELDERIGQLMLLRDRLNGCIGCGCLSMEACPLRNYGDVLGEQGPGPHFPPSASDAE; this is encoded by the coding sequence ATGGTCACCGCAGACACCCTGCACAAGCAACTGACCGTCGGCGAAGTCGCGGCCCGCAGCGGCGTGGCGGTCACGGCCCTGCACTTTTACGAGTCCAAGGGGTTGATCAAGAGCCAGCGCAATGCCGGCAACCAACGCCGCTACCCCAGGGAAGTGCTGCGGCGCGTGGCATTGATCAAGGTGGCGCAGCGCCTGGGCATTCCGCTGGCGGAAATCGGCGAAGCCCTGAAGAACCTGCCGGACAACCGGGCACCGACGGCGGCGGACTGGAAACGGCTGTCGGAGCAATGGCGCCGCGAACTGGACGAGCGGATCGGGCAGCTGATGCTGCTGCGCGACCGCCTCAACGGCTGCATCGGCTGCGGGTGCCTGTCGATGGAAGCCTGCCCGCTGCGCAACTACGGGGACGTGCTCGGGGAACAGGGGCCGGGGCCGCACTTCCCGCCGTCGGCGAGCGATGCCGAATGA
- a CDS encoding PepSY-associated TM helix domain-containing protein — protein MSKKSRSKLWFLVHSWLALPIWFFVLIVCVTGTLAVVSQEIVWLANPQMRASQPSDDAPRLSYDQILAALKKAEPQTVVQSINRPDESHFALDVDVSYPDGRVQTVYVNPYTGAIQGTAPDFNFKAFTRALHGWWLVPFTNGFSWGWYLVSFLGLPMLASLVTGLVVYKRFWKGFLRPTLRFNHGARIFWGDFHRLSGIWSIWFIAVISITGTWFLIQALLSDNQISISSEPIIPAMAREAVPMSGDGTPPRRISLDRAVEIAREKIPGLEASFVSLPGNAYAHLDIGGRGWYPLMFQSATLNPYSGDVAATRLLSDRTSLEFVTESMRPLHTGDFGGLWIKLIWFFFGLLLSMMVLSGLLIWTKRTALATANALKREHKQQRVKAQPAPRREPSEASL, from the coding sequence ATGTCGAAGAAATCCCGCTCGAAACTGTGGTTCCTGGTGCATAGCTGGCTGGCCTTGCCGATCTGGTTCTTTGTCCTGATCGTCTGCGTCACCGGCACCCTGGCGGTGGTCAGCCAGGAAATCGTCTGGCTGGCCAACCCGCAGATGCGCGCCAGCCAGCCGTCCGACGACGCCCCGCGGCTCAGCTACGACCAGATCCTCGCCGCCCTCAAGAAAGCCGAACCGCAGACCGTGGTGCAAAGCATCAACCGTCCGGACGAATCGCACTTTGCCCTCGACGTCGACGTCAGCTACCCCGACGGGCGCGTGCAGACGGTGTACGTCAACCCGTACACCGGCGCCATCCAGGGCACGGCGCCGGACTTCAACTTCAAGGCCTTCACCCGGGCGCTGCACGGCTGGTGGCTGGTGCCGTTCACCAACGGCTTCAGCTGGGGCTGGTACCTGGTGTCGTTCCTCGGCCTGCCGATGCTGGCCTCGCTGGTGACCGGGCTCGTGGTGTACAAACGGTTCTGGAAAGGCTTCCTGCGCCCGACCCTGCGCTTCAACCACGGCGCACGGATCTTCTGGGGCGATTTCCATCGCCTGAGCGGCATCTGGTCGATCTGGTTCATCGCGGTGATCTCCATCACCGGCACCTGGTTCCTGATCCAGGCGCTGCTGTCGGACAACCAGATTTCCATCTCCAGCGAACCGATCATCCCGGCCATGGCCCGGGAAGCCGTGCCGATGTCCGGCGACGGCACGCCGCCGCGACGGATCAGCCTGGACCGCGCCGTGGAAATCGCCCGGGAGAAAATCCCCGGCCTGGAAGCCAGCTTCGTCAGCCTGCCGGGCAACGCCTACGCCCACCTCGACATCGGCGGGCGCGGCTGGTATCCGCTGATGTTCCAGAGCGCCACGCTCAACCCCTACAGCGGCGACGTGGCGGCCACGCGCCTGCTGTCCGACCGCACTTCGCTTGAGTTCGTCACCGAATCCATGCGCCCGCTGCACACCGGCGACTTCGGCGGGCTGTGGATCAAGCTGATCTGGTTCTTCTTCGGCCTGCTGCTGAGCATGATGGTGCTGAGCGGGCTGCTGATCTGGACCAAACGCACGGCCCTGGCCACCGCCAATGCGCTCAAGCGCGAGCACAAGCAGCAGCGCGTCAAGGCACAACCGGCCCCGCGCCGCGAACCGTCGGAGGCCAGCCTGTGA
- a CDS encoding metal ABC transporter substrate-binding protein, with the protein MTFALRRLTLALALCGAVSTSVLAADGARPLRVLASLPITYGLGETLLKGTAVSLERAAPANLPGSRQTAYFSGRGAPALSKLATGADAVIGVRSLWVDDPLYPMARRSNIRIVEVDAARPVDGALPGIAVQPGLKVDGLNSQPWLAGNNMGRMADVMAADLVRLAPQDKPKIEANLAALKQRLLKLNADTEARLASADNLSVMSLSDHFGYLIGSLNLELAGQDPRPDAEWTPEDLKRLTATLKDNDVAVVLHHREPSPALKAAIADAGSRLVVLGTDGADPVAELEGNVDLLLKGLSGT; encoded by the coding sequence ATGACTTTTGCATTGCGACGACTGACCCTGGCCCTCGCCCTGTGCGGCGCGGTCTCCACTTCCGTTCTGGCCGCCGACGGCGCCAGGCCGCTGCGGGTGCTGGCCTCGCTGCCGATCACCTACGGCCTGGGCGAAACGCTGCTCAAAGGCACGGCCGTCAGCCTGGAACGCGCGGCGCCGGCCAACCTGCCGGGCAGCCGCCAGACCGCCTACTTCAGCGGTCGCGGCGCTCCGGCGCTGAGCAAGCTGGCGACCGGTGCCGATGCGGTGATCGGCGTGCGCTCGTTGTGGGTCGATGATCCGCTGTACCCGATGGCCCGGCGCAGCAACATCCGCATCGTCGAGGTCGATGCCGCCCGGCCCGTGGACGGCGCCCTGCCCGGCATCGCCGTGCAGCCGGGCCTCAAGGTCGACGGCCTGAACAGCCAACCGTGGCTGGCGGGCAACAACATGGGGCGCATGGCCGATGTGATGGCGGCGGACCTGGTGCGCCTGGCGCCGCAGGACAAGCCGAAGATCGAGGCCAACCTGGCGGCGCTGAAACAGCGCCTGCTCAAGCTCAACGCCGACACCGAGGCGCGGCTGGCGAGCGCCGACAACCTGAGCGTGATGAGCCTGAGCGACCATTTCGGGTACCTGATCGGCAGCCTCAACCTGGAACTGGCCGGCCAGGATCCACGGCCGGACGCCGAGTGGACGCCCGAGGACCTGAAACGGCTCACCGCCACCCTGAAGGACAACGACGTGGCGGTGGTGCTGCATCACCGCGAGCCTTCCCCGGCGCTGAAGGCGGCGATTGCCGACGCCGGCAGCCGACTCGTGGTGCTGGGCACCGACGGGGCGGATCCGGTGGCCGAGCTGGAGGGCAATGTGGACCTGCTGCTCAAGGGTTTGAGCGGCACGTAA
- a CDS encoding aspartate aminotransferase family protein: protein MSVATSQIETSPAETGHEPAETLYQFNESPLLARQSRQESNARSYPRRIPLALKRAKGLYVEDVEGRRFIDCLAGAGTLALGHNHPVVIEAIRQVLADELPLHTLDLTTPVKDRFVQDLFGLLPQALAAEAKIQFCGPTGTDAVEAALKLARTATGRSTVLSFAGGYHGMSQGALSLMGSLGPKRPLGALLSNGVQFMPFPYDYRCPFGLGGAAGVKANLSYLENLLNDPEAGVQLPAAVIVEAVQGEGGVIPADIEWLRGLRRITEKAGVALIVDEIQSGFARTGKMFAFEHAGIVPDVVVLSKAIGGSLPLAVVVYREWLDKWQPGAHAGTFRGNQMAMAAGSAVMRYLVEHKVCEHAAAMGERLSEHLRLLQRDFPQLGDIRGRGLMLGVELVDPQGAPDALGHPPAFARLAPLVQRECLKRGLILELGGRHGAVVRFLPPLVITAAEIDRVAEIFGRALAAATAAL, encoded by the coding sequence ATGTCAGTCGCCACCAGCCAAATCGAAACATCGCCGGCCGAAACCGGCCATGAACCGGCGGAAACGCTGTACCAGTTCAACGAGTCGCCGCTGCTGGCCCGCCAGAGCCGCCAGGAGTCCAACGCCCGCAGTTACCCGCGGCGCATTCCCCTGGCGCTCAAGCGCGCCAAGGGCCTGTATGTCGAAGACGTCGAAGGCCGTCGCTTCATCGACTGCCTGGCCGGTGCCGGCACGCTGGCGCTGGGGCACAACCACCCGGTGGTGATCGAGGCGATCCGGCAGGTGCTGGCCGATGAGCTGCCGCTGCACACCCTCGACCTGACCACCCCGGTCAAGGACCGGTTCGTCCAGGATCTGTTCGGCCTGTTGCCGCAGGCGTTGGCCGCGGAAGCGAAAATCCAGTTCTGCGGCCCGACCGGCACCGACGCCGTGGAAGCCGCGCTGAAACTGGCGCGCACCGCCACCGGGCGCAGCACCGTGCTGTCGTTCGCCGGCGGTTACCACGGCATGAGCCAGGGCGCGTTGAGCCTGATGGGGAGCCTGGGGCCGAAACGCCCGCTGGGCGCGCTGCTCAGCAACGGCGTGCAGTTCATGCCGTTCCCGTACGACTACCGCTGCCCGTTCGGCCTCGGCGGCGCCGCAGGGGTGAAAGCCAACCTCAGCTACCTGGAGAACCTGCTCAACGACCCCGAGGCCGGCGTGCAGTTGCCGGCGGCGGTGATCGTCGAGGCGGTGCAGGGCGAGGGCGGGGTGATTCCGGCGGACATCGAGTGGCTGCGCGGCCTGCGCCGCATCACCGAGAAGGCCGGCGTGGCGCTGATCGTCGACGAGATCCAGAGCGGTTTCGCCCGCACCGGCAAGATGTTCGCCTTCGAGCACGCCGGCATCGTGCCGGACGTGGTGGTGCTGTCCAAGGCCATCGGCGGCAGCCTGCCGCTGGCGGTGGTGGTCTACCGCGAGTGGCTCGACAAATGGCAGCCGGGGGCGCACGCCGGTACGTTCCGCGGCAACCAGATGGCGATGGCCGCGGGGTCTGCGGTCATGCGTTACCTGGTCGAACACAAGGTCTGCGAGCATGCCGCCGCCATGGGCGAGCGCCTGAGCGAGCATTTGCGCCTGCTGCAGCGGGATTTCCCGCAACTGGGCGACATTCGCGGCCGCGGCCTGATGCTCGGGGTCGAACTGGTCGATCCGCAGGGTGCGCCGGACGCCTTGGGCCATCCGCCGGCCTTCGCTCGGCTGGCGCCGCTGGTGCAGCGCGAATGCCTCAAGCGCGGCCTGATCCTGGAGTTGGGCGGCCGCCATGGCGCGGTGGTGCGGTTCCTGCCGCCGCTGGTGATCACCGCAGCGGAAATCGACCGCGTCGCCGAGATCTTCGGCCGTGCCTTGGCCGCCGCGACCGCGGCTCTGTAA
- a CDS encoding MbtH family protein: protein MTSVFDREDILFQVVVNHEEQYSIWPDYKAVPQGWRTVGKSGMKKECLAYIEEVWTDMRPLSLRQKMEAQAAAQ from the coding sequence ATGACGTCAGTATTCGACCGCGAGGACATCCTCTTTCAGGTCGTGGTCAACCACGAAGAGCAGTACTCGATCTGGCCGGACTACAAGGCCGTGCCGCAAGGCTGGCGCACCGTGGGCAAAAGCGGCATGAAGAAAGAGTGCCTGGCCTACATCGAAGAGGTCTGGACCGACATGCGTCCGCTGAGCCTGCGCCAGAAGATGGAAGCGCAAGCGGCTGCCCAGTAA
- a CDS encoding DUF6162 family protein, whose translation MTPSTTQTVRPAGAGHETLNVLLLCLLILAVAGSVVAWRGVSHEPEPVSGHQLDARRDLNAAEQGLYADLRVTLDEIRLLREEQQALPTPQALADEGFAPFARDASSVSRGGHTWQLLADSAYFGQSRAPAVAGSFLMRTDADGHAPPDIWLNRTADAGAPTALSDDALSAAGWKQIVAQYDAGVTREHRH comes from the coding sequence ATGACCCCATCCACCACCCAAACCGTTCGCCCGGCCGGCGCCGGCCATGAAACCCTCAACGTGCTGCTGTTGTGCCTGCTGATCCTGGCGGTCGCCGGTTCCGTGGTGGCCTGGCGCGGCGTGTCCCACGAGCCGGAGCCGGTTTCCGGCCATCAGCTGGACGCCCGCCGCGACCTCAATGCCGCCGAGCAGGGCCTCTACGCCGACCTGCGGGTCACCCTCGACGAGATCCGCCTGCTGCGCGAAGAGCAACAGGCCCTGCCGACACCGCAGGCCCTGGCCGACGAAGGCTTCGCGCCGTTCGCCCGGGACGCCAGCTCCGTCAGCCGTGGCGGTCACACATGGCAACTGCTGGCCGACTCGGCCTACTTCGGCCAGAGCAGGGCGCCTGCCGTGGCCGGTTCGTTCCTGATGCGAACGGACGCCGACGGGCATGCCCCGCCCGACATCTGGCTCAACCGCACGGCCGACGCCGGGGCGCCGACCGCGCTTTCCGACGACGCACTGTCGGCCGCCGGCTGGAAACAGATCGTCGCGCAATACGATGCCGGGGTGACCCGCGAGCATCGCCATTGA
- a CDS encoding metal ABC transporter ATP-binding protein has translation MSSTDIESPVGTGVPAKAASHPAVTPTDPALSRATPVPLGPTLNFSEVNLTLGRTTILDNVTFTVRPGSVHALVGPNGGGKSSLIKTLLGQMPHQGRLTLQWPGEPGTIGYVPQALEFDRGLPMTVDDFMAAMCQRRPAFLGLSRHYAGAIGDALERVGMQDKRKRRMGALSGGERQRVLLAQGLIPAPQLLVLDEPMSALDEAGIQVFERLLGDWRAVGITVLWIEHDLEAVGRLADHVTGLSRRVLFDAPPQQALTPERLLTLFSTHPRSAAR, from the coding sequence ATGAGTTCGACAGACATCGAATCCCCTGTGGGAACAGGCGTGCCCGCGAAGGCGGCGAGTCATCCAGCGGTGACGCCGACCGATCCTGCGCTTTCGCGAGCAACCCCGGTTCCACTGGGGCCGACCCTGAATTTCAGCGAAGTGAACCTGACGCTCGGGCGCACGACGATCCTGGACAACGTCACCTTCACGGTGCGTCCCGGCAGCGTGCACGCGCTGGTCGGCCCCAACGGCGGCGGCAAGAGTTCGCTGATCAAGACCCTGCTCGGCCAGATGCCCCACCAGGGCCGGCTCACCCTGCAGTGGCCGGGCGAGCCCGGCACCATCGGCTACGTGCCGCAGGCGCTGGAGTTCGACCGGGGCCTGCCGATGACCGTCGATGACTTCATGGCCGCCATGTGCCAGCGCCGCCCGGCGTTCCTTGGCCTGAGCCGGCACTACGCCGGGGCCATCGGCGATGCGCTGGAGCGGGTCGGCATGCAGGACAAGCGCAAGCGCCGGATGGGCGCGTTGTCCGGCGGCGAACGCCAGCGGGTGCTGCTGGCCCAGGGCCTGATCCCGGCACCGCAGCTGCTGGTGCTCGACGAACCGATGTCGGCGCTGGACGAAGCCGGGATCCAGGTGTTCGAACGCCTGCTCGGCGACTGGCGCGCCGTCGGCATCACCGTGCTGTGGATCGAGCACGACCTGGAAGCGGTCGGCCGCCTGGCCGATCACGTCACCGGCCTCAGCCGCCGCGTGCTGTTCGACGCCCCGCCGCAACAGGCCCTGACCCCGGAACGCCTGCTGACCCTGTTCTCGACCCACCCACGGAGCGCTGCGCGATGA